Within the Beduinella massiliensis genome, the region GGTCACGATCGGGGATGACTGCAACTTCGGCCCGAATGTGACGATCGTGACGCCCGTGCACCCGATGCGCGCGGACGAACGACGCGAAATGTACACGGCGGAGGGCGAGCGCAAGCGCCTTTGCTACGCGAAGCCCGTGCACATCGGCAGCGACTGCTGGTTCGGCGCGAACGTGACGGTCTGTCCGGGGGTCACGATCGGGGATGGCTGCGTGATCGGGGCGGGCAGCGTCGTCACGCGGGACATTCCGCCAAACAGCTTTGCGGCGGGCGTGCCCTGCAAGGTCATTCGGGAAATCACCGAAAAGGACAGCATGCGCTATCTGCCGGAAATTCTGGCGGACAACCGGATCGGGCCGGAGGACGGCGAGGCGTAAGGGCGGGCCGCGGGGCGGCGCGCCCAACAGGCGGACGCTTTCGCCGGGGAGACGGCCCGAAACAGGCAAAGCCGCGTTCAAAAGGCGAATACAAAAAGACCTCACGCTTCAGCGAGACGCTGCGGCGGGAGGTCTTTTGCGTGGCGTTTGATGGGGCGGGGCTCATTCGTCCCCGTCGTCCGACGGCGCGCCGGCATGAATCGCCGCCGCGTACTGGCGGAGGATTTCGTGCGCGCAGGTGATTTGATACTGGGAAAGCCCCTGAATCAGTTTGTCTATGGGGCTCGCCTCGCGGCTGTTGTTCACGCCGTAGACGATAAAATCGGTGGATACATTGAGCGCGGAAGCCAGCCTGCCCAGTGGAGGGATTGTCATGCTCTTGTTGCCTTTTTCTACTTCGGCAAGGAATTGAGGAGAGATATCAGCCATTTCTGCCACTTTTTCTCGAGACAACCCAAGCTCGTCTCTGCGCCTGCGAATACGTTTCCCG harbors:
- a CDS encoding DapH/DapD/GlmU-related protein, whose amino-acid sequence is MNEEEKILSGVLFSPGDPMLKAIKLRTHNLCTEYNQTFEDETEKRRQLVRDIFADVADGVFLQGPIYIHYGKHTTLGRHFFGNFNLTIQDDAPVTIGDDCNFGPNVTIVTPVHPMRADERREMYTAEGERKRLCYAKPVHIGSDCWFGANVTVCPGVTIGDGCVIGAGSVVTRDIPPNSFAAGVPCKVIREITEKDSMRYLPEILADNRIGPEDGEA
- a CDS encoding helix-turn-helix transcriptional regulator — its product is MARDDNLPIGKRIRRRRDELGLSREKVAEMADISPQFLAEVEKGNKSMTIPPLGRLASALNVSTDFIVYGVNNSREASPIDKLIQGLSQYQITCAHEILRQYAAAIHAGAPSDDGDE